A stretch of Candidatus Sphingomonas phytovorans DNA encodes these proteins:
- a CDS encoding HlyD family type I secretion periplasmic adaptor subunit, producing the protein MNAITRHWDIVRASLADEKARQSLFKSDEVSFLPAALEIIETPVSPTARTTTWVLLVALVFTIGWLTFGKVDVVASAPGKLIPADSVKLIQPAAPGVVHAILVHEGQRVRAGQLLVELDPTVSDAEAVQAGKALETALLDAARGRAILSALDGHGLTFVAPPGTPASVAATQLALARAQLADIQATAETHRAERDASISARGEARVQAAKLTETLPLLDEQIAANEQLLAKGYVSKLKVIEMRRQRLAAARDRDAAIQTANRATAQMAGAGSNITQSNAEARARVLTELAKAESDAKLRREELAKATQKSSLQTLESPVDGTVTQLAIHTLGGVVEATKPIMVIVPDGGALIADVKILNRDVGFIKPGQFVAVKLEAFPFTRYGALTGRIQSIGSDAVEDEKLGLVYPARVVLDGGAGSSRSALIKASVGMQVTADIRTGRRSIMSYLISPIDEAAQEAGRER; encoded by the coding sequence ATGAACGCGATCACCCGCCATTGGGACATTGTCCGCGCATCCCTCGCGGACGAGAAGGCGCGCCAGTCTCTGTTCAAGTCGGACGAAGTGTCGTTCCTGCCGGCCGCGCTGGAGATCATCGAAACCCCGGTCTCGCCTACTGCCCGGACGACGACTTGGGTGCTGCTGGTTGCGCTGGTGTTCACGATCGGATGGCTGACCTTCGGCAAGGTCGATGTCGTCGCCTCGGCGCCGGGCAAGCTGATCCCGGCCGATAGCGTCAAGCTGATCCAGCCCGCGGCGCCTGGTGTGGTGCATGCCATTCTGGTGCATGAGGGGCAGCGTGTTCGGGCGGGCCAGTTGCTGGTCGAGCTCGATCCAACCGTGTCGGATGCCGAAGCCGTACAGGCCGGTAAGGCGCTGGAGACCGCCTTGCTCGATGCGGCACGGGGGCGAGCGATCCTCTCGGCGCTCGACGGACATGGTCTCACCTTTGTCGCGCCGCCCGGCACGCCCGCCTCGGTCGCCGCGACCCAGCTTGCCCTGGCGCGGGCGCAACTGGCTGATATCCAGGCGACGGCGGAGACGCACCGGGCCGAGCGCGACGCGTCGATCTCGGCACGGGGTGAAGCGCGGGTCCAGGCGGCGAAGCTCACGGAGACGCTGCCGCTGCTCGACGAGCAGATCGCGGCGAACGAGCAGTTGCTGGCCAAGGGTTATGTCTCGAAACTCAAGGTGATCGAGATGCGGCGCCAGCGGCTCGCGGCGGCGCGCGACCGCGATGCGGCGATCCAGACGGCAAACAGGGCGACGGCGCAAATGGCGGGCGCCGGCAGTAACATTACCCAGTCGAACGCCGAAGCCCGCGCCCGTGTCCTGACCGAGCTTGCCAAGGCTGAATCGGACGCGAAGCTGCGTCGGGAGGAGCTTGCCAAGGCGACGCAGAAATCCAGCCTGCAGACGCTCGAAAGCCCGGTCGACGGCACGGTTACGCAATTGGCGATCCACACGCTCGGCGGTGTGGTGGAGGCGACCAAGCCAATCATGGTGATCGTCCCCGATGGCGGAGCGCTGATCGCCGATGTGAAGATCCTCAACCGCGATGTCGGGTTCATCAAGCCAGGTCAGTTCGTCGCGGTGAAGCTCGAGGCGTTCCCGTTCACACGCTACGGCGCGCTAACCGGGCGGATCCAGAGCATAGGTTCGGACGCGGTCGAGGATGAAAAGCTCGGGCTAGTGTATCCGGCGCGAGTTGTGCTTGACGGTGGGGCCGGATCTTCCCGCAGCGCTTTGATCAAGGCGTCGGTCGGTATGCAGGTGACGGCGGATATCCGTACGGGTCGTCGCAGCATCATGTCCTATTTGATCAGCCCCATCGACGAAGCGGCTCAAGAAGCGGGAAGAGAACGTTGA
- a CDS encoding SEL1-like repeat protein, with product MLEKAARHGDKVAQLELGKRYEEGSGVPRNEQKAISLYRRAARTDVRQTSVYSPAVGAERYGRVVQVAQPTIAPGLPEADARLTALRKRLGGK from the coding sequence GTGCTCGAAAAAGCGGCAAGGCACGGCGACAAGGTGGCGCAACTCGAACTCGGCAAACGCTATGAGGAGGGCTCTGGAGTGCCGCGAAATGAGCAAAAGGCGATCTCGTTGTACCGACGTGCAGCGCGAACCGATGTGCGTCAGACCAGTGTTTACTCTCCGGCCGTTGGAGCCGAACGCTATGGACGAGTGGTTCAGGTGGCCCAGCCCACGATCGCACCCGGCCTGCCCGAGGCCGACGCGCGTCTGACAGCCCTTCGCAAGCGGCTCGGCGGAAAGTGA
- a CDS encoding toxin-activating lysine-acyltransferase, which translates to MDDALKSTQSASPVKVSQAFGEIAWLISQSKLHHDLRVADLGWFVMPPILHRQFHLFRDGERPVGVALWAMVNDAVEQKIIDGFDMSGSRMSDADWISGDQLWLVDLIAPFSTVENRHREVMFGDLISGRFSGQSFKMVRVDLGSGSKDVVTVPADAGERLTQELRQNLAGGSAK; encoded by the coding sequence ATGGATGATGCTCTCAAATCCACGCAGTCGGCTTCTCCCGTCAAGGTCAGTCAGGCATTCGGTGAAATTGCGTGGCTGATCAGCCAATCGAAGCTTCACCATGATTTACGAGTGGCGGATTTGGGCTGGTTTGTCATGCCTCCCATTCTTCATAGACAATTCCATCTCTTTCGCGATGGCGAAAGGCCGGTTGGGGTTGCACTCTGGGCGATGGTCAATGACGCTGTCGAGCAGAAAATCATCGATGGCTTTGACATGTCAGGTAGTCGAATGTCCGATGCCGACTGGATCTCTGGAGATCAGCTCTGGCTCGTAGATCTAATCGCACCCTTCTCCACAGTAGAGAATAGACACCGCGAGGTAATGTTTGGCGATCTGATCTCGGGACGGTTTAGCGGGCAGTCCTTCAAGATGGTTCGCGTGGATTTGGGTAGCGGCTCGAAGGATGTTGTCACCGTTCCTGCCGACGCAGGCGAGCGCTTGACGCAAGAACTGCGGCAGAATCTGGCAGGTGGGTCGGCAAAGTGA